The nucleotide window TGTCCTTCAGGCAAAAAGACAGCCAGGATCGGCCTTCAAGATGTTCATATATCTGGCCGCCCTGGAAAACGGCTACTCCCCCTCCGACATACTTCTTGACACACCGATAGTGATCGAGATGCCGAATGGCGAGGTATACAAACCAAGGAATTTCAGCAGGAAGTTCCACGGTGCTGTTTCGCTCCGTTACGCTCTCGACAAGTCGATAAACATACCGGCTGTCAAACTTCTGCAGAAACTGGGCGGCCCGGCCATTATCAATCTGGCCAGGAGGATGGGGATCAAGAGCCCACTGATGCCATACCTGTCCCTTGCGCTAGGAGCCCAGGAGGTGACGCTGCTCGAACTTACAAAGGCATTCGGTGTACTGGCCGCGGGAGGAGTCAGGGCAGAACCTATGGCCATACTGAAGATCGAAGACTACAATGGAAACGTCCTTGATGAGTACCGGGAGGCCAGGGAGGAAGTCCTGACGCCCGAGATCGCCTATATAATGACCGACATGCTCGAAACTAGCATTACCGAAGGTACCGGAATAACCGCAAGATATATGGGCCTCAGAATCCCCTGTGCGGGCAAAACGGGTACCACCGATAACGAGGGAGATGGATGGTTCATAGGATATGCTCCCGACCTCGTAGTCGGAGTCTGGACCGGATTCAGCCACCGGGTCACCTCTATGGGTAAAAATATGACAGGGGCCAGGGTAGCCCTTCCACTGTGGACCTGGATAATGAAAGCCGCCCACCCGGGAAACGAGGGAACTGATTTCATCCGTCCGGACGGGATAACCGAGGCAATGATCTGCGAGGAATCGGGGTTGCTGGCAACTCCCTATTGTAAGAATGTAAGGCGGGAACTGTTCATAGAGGGACTTGAAGCTACGAGACAATGCGACCTGCACAGGGTCAGTGCATACGACATGCTCGATCCGGACAAAAACTTCAGGGACCTCGACAGGGAATCCTCACAGCACGAACACGTTCCGCCGGACAGACGTTAGGACTTCATCTCCCTGATTTCCTTCATTATCTGAACCCCTGAGCTGGTCCCTATCCTGCTGGCACCAGCACGGATAAGCTCAAGAGTGAACTCGGCGGTCCTTATCCCGGCCGAAGCTTTGACCCCGAAATCCGGCCCGACAGCCTTTCTCATGATCTCGACATCACGGACATTTGCTCCAGGAGGGCCGAATCCCGTCGAAGTCTTTACAAACGAGGCTCCTGCCTGCATCGCAAGCTTGCACACCTCGACCTTCTCCGCATCTGTCAGAAGAGCAGCCTCGATGATCACTTTGAGGAGGGCATCACCACATGCCTCCGCGACAGAGCGGATATCGTCACATACGAGCCCCGACTGACCCGACTTGAGGGCACCCACATTGAGAACCATGTCTATTTCGTCTGCTCCCTGTTCCACTGCTGTACGGGCTTCAAAAGCCTTCACAGAGGTCTCTACCGCTCCAAGAGGGAACCCCGATATGGAACATACCTTTATTTCCGTTCCAGCGACTTCCTCGGCCACCAGAGAGACGAAATGAGTATTGACGCAGACAGAGAAAAAAGAATGCTCCTTTGCCTCGTCACATATTCTTCTGATATCGTCAGGTGTAGCTTCTGGCCTGAGAAGGGTATGATCGATCAGGCGGTTGACTTCTATTCCGGTCACCTTGAGCGGCCTCCTTGAAATTGATTGATCTATATCTTGTGAACACCAAGCAGAGATTTAAGGCTGTCCAGCTTTCCACTTCTCAGATAAGCCCTTACTACACGCTTACTTATCCTGCACAGGACCTCGTAATTCAACGTCCCGTCCCATTGGGCTATATCGTCAG belongs to Candidatus Latescibacterota bacterium and includes:
- the deoC gene encoding deoxyribose-phosphate aldolase codes for the protein MEVNRLIDHTLLRPEATPDDIRRICDEAKEHSFFSVCVNTHFVSLVAEEVAGTEIKVCSISGFPLGAVETSVKAFEARTAVEQGADEIDMVLNVGALKSGQSGLVCDDIRSVAEACGDALLKVIIEAALLTDAEKVEVCKLAMQAGASFVKTSTGFGPPGANVRDVEIMRKAVGPDFGVKASAGIRTAEFTLELIRAGASRIGTSSGVQIMKEIREMKS